From Corynebacterium frankenforstense DSM 45800, the proteins below share one genomic window:
- the hpt gene encoding hypoxanthine phosphoribosyltransferase — protein MHDKKDYDVPENPYGDDVEAVLVHEDELAARVQEMADAVSERYRDSEQDLLLVGVLKGAVFFMTDFARALSIPSEMEFMAVSSYGSSTTSSGVVRILKDLDRDIAGRDVLIVEDIIDSGLTLSWLIRNLRHRNPNSLNVVSLFRKPEAQTAQVDLLDVGFDLPNEFVVGYGLDYAEHYRDLPWLGTLSRSVYED, from the coding sequence ATGCACGACAAGAAAGACTACGACGTCCCCGAGAACCCCTACGGAGACGACGTCGAGGCCGTCCTCGTCCACGAGGACGAGCTCGCCGCGCGCGTCCAGGAGATGGCCGACGCCGTCTCCGAGCGCTACCGCGACAGCGAGCAGGACCTCCTGCTGGTCGGCGTGCTCAAGGGTGCGGTGTTCTTCATGACCGACTTCGCCCGCGCGCTGAGCATCCCCTCCGAGATGGAGTTCATGGCCGTCAGCTCCTACGGCTCCTCGACCACCTCCTCGGGCGTGGTGCGCATCCTCAAGGACCTCGACCGCGACATCGCCGGGCGCGACGTCCTCATCGTCGAGGACATCATCGACTCCGGCCTGACGCTGTCCTGGCTGATCCGCAACCTGCGCCACCGCAACCCGAACTCCCTGAACGTCGTCAGCCTCTTCCGCAAGCCCGAGGCCCAGACCGCCCAGGTCGACCTGCTCGACGTCGGCTTCGACCTGCCCAACGAGTTCGTCGTCGGCTACGGCCTCGACTACGCCGAGCACTACCGCGACCTGCCCTGGCTGGGCACCCTGAGCCGCAGCGTCTACGAGGACTGA